Genomic DNA from Salvia miltiorrhiza cultivar Shanhuang (shh) chromosome 1, IMPLAD_Smil_shh, whole genome shotgun sequence:
GTTAAATCTAGCTAAATCCCTTTTATGAACGGTACGAATTGGTTTGACGGCAGAGGTGAATCCTTATCCGGTTGGAGTATGTTTTGTTCTCCCTCTTGGCACTGATTTGTTTTTTCGTACCATTTGAAAAGAGAAGATGAAGGTGTCGTTCGGCGGCATAGGGTGCATCCTGGGATGGTTTGAGATTGTTTTCTACTCTCTCCTAGCACAAATGGTGGCGCATATGGCTACATTGGTGACACGACAGATCATGGAACAGATGGTACGAATTCGTATAATTTCATTCCAGATCTTCTTATATCTAAATTTGCATCTCATAATTCACGTAAATTTAAAACTCTTGAAACTtatcaaagagagagagagagagggactcGTCGGCTTGAAAGCAACGAGAGAGACATAGAGAGAGCGATTTTCGGAAAAAGAAGACAGATGAAAGTGCAACAGAAGAATTAGGGTTCAGAGAGAAAGAGTGTGAAGGTAAGAAAAAGAGAgagtttgtgtattttacatAAAAGAAAGAAGGGGCGGGGTAATTCCGTCCAAACATCTAATTTTGACTTATTGAAACTATATTTATGGACAACTATTGATTTTCACTATTTTATATGATTAGTTCAAAAATCGCCTATTAATTTAACATGATAATATATGACTGTGTCAGTTTCATTTCAATAAATAATATTCCATCCGTCACACCTATCTTGTGGCACTTTCTATTTTAGGCGTCCTACCTATTTTGAGACATTTCTTTATTTGATAAAAGTTTTGTTCTTTATTCAcaaatactattttttaaattttcgtgCCCAAAGAAAATGTCTCAAGATAGTCAGGACGgaggggacggagggagtacgattttttttttttcttttctctaagTTAAATTTGTCCGCTTTAAATCTAAAATAACATCATTTTATCCATATGCAAGGCATCTCTCATTTTGTAAACCGAATATCTTAATGTCAGAAATCACTTCCGAGCTAATTAAATTAGCACAAAGTTAATTTACTAATTTGGAataatatactaataatttattcaCCTAAACAAtcacaaaattatattattagattAAACTGTTTTTATAATAAAGTAATTATTATGGAATGTCGGAGAAAGAATAAAAAATCATGTgtgtatattaatttaatgGTAACATAGTTAATATCTGAAGCAAAATATAAATTCTAtgtatctttaatttttttttttaaggattaTTGGCACATAAATATGGAGTATCATCTTTAAAACCAATTTTGATTTataacatgaattttaaaaagtgtcaaaaaaatatatcaatttattaattgtagtaattttaatacgaattttataaacttttataGATACAATTCGAGACGAACCAAAATAAATATCTACAATTTAATATAATCCGACAATTCGAATTCGttttaaaattactaaaattcGATTTGTCCATATCAGGATTTCGACATGCTAATTAAGTTGTAATTTAGTCAGATATAAAATTCGTGTTAAAATTACTAtaatcaataacttaatatatattttgacacttttaaaatttatattaaaaatcaaaattagtcCAAAATTAGTGTATTTGTGCGCTAATcctttctaaaatgaacaaatctAGATTTCCATACCAATCTTTTCAATTAGCCGGTTACAGCCGGTAGACAGTAATCTCAGTGGGTCCCTAAAGACTTTCCAGTCCACCCTCTTCAAATCGTCATTTTCTTTTGGCACTCACCACACTCATCATTTTTCTGTGtgattctgaaaaaaaaaagagcataAAAAACAAATGACAGAATCGAAAAAGTGTGATGGTGAAATGAGCGTAACGCTCGATCTTCTCAAGAAGAAAATGGATGATTTTGCAAAAGAAAGAGACTGGGAACAGTACCACAGCCCCAGAAATCTTCTTCTCGCTCTGGTAATCCACTCTTTTTATCTTTTATGaatttcatctctctctctctttcttttcttttttttttcttttttttttttctgtaaaGCAAGTTTTCTTCTCTTTTATGTATAATGGACTGATTCTGCGAAATCTTTTACCTCCTTTATTAGACAAgtgttatttcttaatttttttcgtGATTTATCAACTTTATTTCCCCACAAATTGATGTTAAGTTTAATTGAAACTTGCTTGGATATTTTTACTCATAACCCTTTGTTTCATAAATACCAGGAATTAGGTTTAGATTGAAAGGGGTTTATTGAACTTTTTCCCCAAAATTTCATCAATCGAATCTTTTGAACACTGTTTATTGCAGCCAATGATTGTTGATTGTTGAAGAAATTTTGGCGCGCAGGTGGGGGAAGTGGGTGAGCTGTCGGAAATATTTCAATGGAAAGGGGAGGTTGAAAAAGGGCTTCCCGGTTGGAAAGAGGAAGAGAGAACTCATGTCGGAGAAGAATTATCCGACGTCTTGCTTTACCTCGTACGGCTGTCGGATATGTGCGGGATCGATCTCGGTAAAGCTGCGCTGCGCAAAATCGAGCTCAATGCGCTCAAATATCCGGCGCCTCTCCGCAAGGGCTCTTCAGACAAGAACAATGACGATGGCAACGCTACTTAACTCTCATTAATGGACTGGATTCTACGGGTTCTTCAACTCTTTTGGTTGCTAATTTTGAAAAAGATAAATGtggtttgagattttttttttgtgtgtttgtttggtggATGAACTTATTTAACCATTAATGTTTATTTTGTTCTTCAATCTTTCTTGATTTTGCCTATGATTTTTGACGAGGGTGATTAATTCTTGTGTACTGATTCGTGGAGAAGTCTGATTGTCGCATTTTGTCAAACACATAAAGGGGCGCCGCAACAATATTTTGTTATACTTAAAAGGGGTATTTGGCATGTAAATATaaaacttttttcattttttagttttgcaccccaactataaaaaaaattctctgaTTTTGCACTTTGTGAATTCTTACCTAGAAATTGTTATTGACATGACATTCGAATTGAAAATGAAGTTTGAAGTATATAATGAAGCAGATAAATTTGTTGTTAATGTGAAATTTAGAACATATAATTATAGAATTTGAAATGTGAATTTAACTGTCATGTTAGCAACGATGTGGAGGTAAAAATTCGTTGAGTGTAAAATTAGAAAgaatataaaatttatgtatttatatgtaGATTTTTAAAGTTGCggtgcaaaatcaaaaaatagaaaaaattcgaatatttacAGAATTACAGGCCAATATCCCtatttaaaactttaaattattaGGGTCTGTTTACTTTAATTGAAACGTTTACATACATCATTTCTAGGTGGTggtttgaaaatattattattctCTTCGTTTTATTTATGTTGGCACATACTAGATCGAAAGTAGCAGCAACCTTATATGCCTCACCAGTAACCACCTAGTTCGTTCAGGGCTAAAGCAATTCTTTTTGGGGTCCAAAGTTTAAGCCCAACTCCATTTGTAAATgcattttgatttttaattctATACTCCCGAAAACGAATATCTTGTTTATTgcagaaataaaacaaaagagaAGTATTGTATATTAACAGAAAACAAAATGCTCTTTTCTTTGTCCCGATTATCTtgagatcttttttttttaacacgaaaattaagaaaatactctatccgttcataaaaaatagtctatttttgctattttgggatgttcacaaaaattagtctctttttatttttagaaactattataaatgacactataatattttaaataacactataacattttaaaatgttatagtgtcatttatataattgaatagtgtcaattataagtagtgtcatttgtataactaaatagtgtcatttacatgattTGGGTCAGGATGCGGGTTTTAATTAGCATACGGGTCAAGATATGGGTTCGGGTCAACCcgagtgtacggtacacccgggtttACAGGAGATTTTGGATATAATTAATTCTCAatataaatattactttttaattGGGTTCAtttctccattcacaatacaataatcatttttattaaaacttgtgtcgtccacctttaggactatttttgatggacggaggaactagtattttttttttagataaaaaaatgaataaatggtAAAACTTTTgtcaaataagaaaatgtctCAAGATAAGTGGAACGCTACAAAAAAGTGTCTCAAAATAGGTGGGACAGATGAAGTATAAAATGTGATACATAACACAAGAATCAAAAAATAATGTAAGATTATTCATTGGAGTCATTGGTTCAACcattcaattttttaatatttaattaatttctcttctttttatattactaatattttatcgaattcaattataattatttttaataatttgtcATTGACCACTCAATcgcaatattttatatattttttttattgttacttttaattataatattttttattatgttaaacataattaaaataatggaAAAATGTAGAAAttccaaaaatgacaaaataatacatattcaaaacattataaattataaataaaaattacaacaatCGGAATACGAAATacgaaattaaaaataacaaccTATAcaccaaataaatgaaaaactaTATATTTAATTGTCATTGCCGAATTTTGGCCAAATATGCTCGATCGGGTCATTTTTAAAAGCGGTGTGAGCTTCTCTATTGCGAAGTTGTACCCTATCTATCATGTAGGTGGATACACTTGCAATATATTTCATAaaagttcaaaatttgaatcaaTATTTCTTTATGGGTTGATCTTTTGAGCCAAATTTAACTTCATTTTATTACTGGAGTCTCGTACAATTCTATTTTGGAATAGACTAAGTAGTCGCTTGGTTCAAGTAAAAGAATGGAAAcataatgaaatcaaataaagtgaATGAATTGTAACAATAAgtgttacttttattgagtgtttggttcaACAAAGGAAATGAATCACTAACAAGggattctctttcttcttgtttGGTACAAATTTGATAAACAAGGAATCAAACCTTTTAATTTAACTAATATGTATAATTAGAGAATCAAAGGAAAAAGCAACTGCTACAACTAATAGCAACGACCATGTCTTAAACCATATGCAAAACATAAATGCAAATTATGAGTTTTACTAAATGCTACAATTATACTAGCTCACAATTAAAGCAAAAACATAAGTGTTTATACGGTTTCTAAGTAACGAGACTGATAAGAAATGACATGTTAGCTGCTCACATTATACTAGCTCTACTTTTTCTTGAGAAGATCAATGACATATTGCTTCCTCAAGTTCATTGGAGCTTGATAAAATACGTGACGCTTGTGTTCTTCCGCCATGAGAATTGTAGCCACTTCCAAAGCTTCGGAAGGAGAAATTTCATCTATCTTCATCACTTCTTCTAGCACTTTGTTCGCCTTATCATCCAACTTTTGTTCCCTTTATTCTGCTTTCGCCCAAGCACAAGCCATATTGCGTTGATGTTCTCAAATATCTTCTCAAAATTGGTTGAAACACTTTGAATAGAACTAACTAATCCATCATCACTTACTTTACTTTGTTCCTTTCCTTTTCCCTTCAAATCTTTGAGCTTTGTTTTCTTCAAATGAGTTGGGTCATTAAACTCTTTCTTTATTGGACGCTTCCTGGAATTAGTTACTGAATTtgcatcatcttcttcatcactCTCTATCATCAATGGTTCATTAGCAAACTCAAAATCCATGTTGTTGATACCTCCTACAAAAGACTCACTAGCATCTCCGGTCGCTTTATCTTTGGCATAAATTTCAACAAGTGTATCATAATAGGGAAAGAGAACCTCATATAATCCCTATGCTTTCTTATGATTCTGTcacataaaagaaaaatgaattaatttctctTAACACATAAGCAATGCAACAGGGACTGTAGGAAAAAAAACATAAGCAATCACCCTCCTGCCCACATatagaaacataaataaataatggtaTGCCTTAGCTAGCATGCTATAAATAAAGAACACTCTCTTGCCCAAATatagaaacataaataaagaatgGTATGCCTTAGCTAGCATGCTATAAATAAAGAACACCCCTCCTgcccaaatataaaaatatgatttcTTAAACACTACTACATATTGCAGTATTTACAAATTTGGTAAAAAAAATGGAGATtcattgttgggaacttaatgaaatatcctaatcctagttttgatgataccaaaatcaataggtttctcttgtaatagactagaattgttcgaACTCACATGttggagttctttttctagtttagttgttgttctgaagccgaaggattgaagactgaagatgccgactgatgtaacgattaaggcaaagtcaaatactgatatttgactaaccagtccaagaatcagttacgactgattatttaatgctagccacgtggattcagcggactgatattaaagtcaagtatcagttaaacaatCTTCCTTggactgaacctctaaagtttaaaggaagccacgcactccagaagtacagccgcattaaatgcagagatcctTTCTCTGCAAAGGCCACTCCTTTTGGTGACTAcctttttcagagatgtcctattTCCTACTCTtcaaagtagtcgttctcaccaaacaaaggaacctcaaagattgaagcctcagcccaagttcaaattactctataacggaagaattcttgaagaccatttcagtcaacggatctattcaagacgtctcctataaatagagctcgaggaccACTTCAatattcaccgattcaactacataagctgaaacgctgccgaattcgttactcagcattcaaagccatttcaaagtttgaatcgaagaagataatcacaaagccaaaaatcagtcacttttgattacatacattctcttagaacttaggcaaaaaTTGTatacccaaagcctaggtataactgattacagagaacctgttctttgtaatctagttggatgtaggaagtgttttccgaaccacgtaaaaatctctgtggtatttacagctttcagtatttaccttctgataacactcatgttttcatggcttttaatgttcatatgatgttaattttataggaaattgagtgttggataattgttttgtgcttaaattgctttatcttgttaAATATGTTACTTGAtcgtactttgatgatttttacagaaatatggagttcgaatttggactgatggtcttaatgaaagttgtagatcgtctcgatatgagttcgtaggcgcaaacggttcgcaaattcgagttcggacgaggaagataaggccgaaacaagaaagtcgcgcgcagcagtgaatagtgcccgacgggaatttccgaattttcgggattttgcggaattttcggattttatcagtattttcgagctctgtactgtatttatcccctgtgcctatatataggtcttcttttgacctattcagggtttccaactttatttttcagttcccaaacttaatttttcagtt
This window encodes:
- the LOC131023065 gene encoding uncharacterized protein LOC131023065, whose translation is MTESKKCDGEMSVTLDLLKKKMDDFAKERDWEQYHSPRNLLLALVGEVGELSEIFQWKGEVEKGLPGWKEEERTHVGEELSDVLLYLVRLSDMCGIDLGKAALRKIELNALKYPAPLRKGSSDKNNDDGNAT